The stretch of DNA CGAACCGATTCCGCCGTACTCTTCAGGCCAAGGAATCCCTGTTAATCCTAGCTCAGCCATTTTGTCGAAAATCTCACGGTCAAAGCGTTCTTCTTCATCACGCTCTGCAGCAGTTGGTGCTACTTCTTTCGTCGCGAAGTCACGCACCATTTTACGAATCATTTCATGTTCTTCTGTTAGTTTGAAGTTCATTTTCTATTCCCCTTTTAAGTGAAATTAATATATAAGATTTGTTAACTATAAGTTGATTTTTATCAAAACGAGGGAATCTGCTCCCTTTCCGCGGACGAACTTCCTTGCCTCCTCGGGCCAACAGGATGTTGGTCACAAAGGCGTTGCCACACGAGGTGGCGTTCTTAGCCTTCGTTCCTTTGTCTTCGCTGTAGGGTCTTGGCAGTCCGTTTTCCCGCAGGAGCACAAGCTTGTCGCAGATTCCTTTACTATCAACAAAATAATCGCCAATATTTTAGTAGTCTTTATTTCAGTAAGTGTTTCCCGATTACTAGTCGCTGGATTTCAGATGTGCCTTCGTAAATTTCGGTAACTTTCGCGTCACGGAAATAGCGTTCTACTGGATAGTCTTCTGTGTAGCCATAACCACCAAATACTTGAACTGCTTCGATGGATGTTTCCACTGCGGTTTTAGAAGCGAATAGTTTTGCCATTGACGCTTCTTTTCCACAATTTATGCCGCGTGAACGTAAATCTGCCGCGCGATAAACCAATAATTTAGATGCTTCGACAGCTGTAGCCATGTCCGCGATTTTAAAGCCTACACCTTGTTGTGCTGCAATCGGTTTACCAAATTGAACGCGCTCTTTTGCATATCCAACTGCAGCCTCGTATGCTGCTTCCGCAATTCCTAAAGCCTGTGCTGCAATTCCGATTCGACCAACATCCAAGTTTGCCAAGGCAATTTTAAAGCCTTCGCCTTCTTGACCTAATAAGTTTTCAACCGGAACTCTCATATCTTCAAATGTTAGCTGAACTGTACGTGAACCGTGCAAGCCCATTTTGTGTTCATCTTTACCGATAATCAAGCCCGGTGTGTCTTTATCGACGATGAAAGCAGATATCCCTCTCGAACCTTGCGTCGCATCCGTTGAAGCAAACACAATATAAACGTCAGCTTCTCCACCGTTTGTGATGAAAACTTTTGAACCGTTAATTTTATAATGTTCCCCGTCTTTAACTGCTTTTGTTTTCATAGAGCCTACGTCTGATCCTGCTGATGGTTCAGTTAAGCAAAATGCTCCTAAATATTCTCCAGCCGCTAATTTCGGAATATACTTTTGTTTTTGCTCTTCGTTTCCGAAATACAAAATCGGATTCGTCCCAACAGATGTATGTACTGATAAGATAACGCCAACTACAGCACTCACTTTTGATAATTCATGAATCGCAATTATGTAGCTTGTGAAGTCCATTTCAGATCCACCGTACTGCTCTGGAATGGTGATTCCCATCAAGCCTAACTCCGCCATTTTATTTAAAACTTCACGTGGAAATTCACCTTGTTCCATTCTTTCAATGAATGGTTCAATTTCCGTTTTTGCAAAGTCACGTACCATATTGCGCATCATTAATTGTTCTTCTGTAAATTTCAATTCCATTGATGAAACCCCCTATTCGTACTCGTAAAAACCGCGACCTGTTTTCTTACCTAACCAGCCAGCTTTTACATATTTTCGAAGCAATGGACACGGACGATATTTGCTGTCGCCGAAGCCGTCATGCAGGATTTCCATAATGTACAAACAAGTATCCAGACCAATGAAATCAGCTAATTGCAGAGGTCCCATTGGATGATTCATTCCAAGTTTCATGACATCGTCAATGGCTTCTTTCGTAGCCACACCTTCGTACAATGTATAAATCGCTTCGTTGATCATTGGCATAAGAATGCGGTTAGAAACGAATCCTGGGAAGTCGTTTACTTCAACAGGCACTTTATTAAGTTTTTTCGTCATTTCTTCGATGCTTGTGTAAACTTCGTCCGTAGTTGCAAGTCCACGAATGATTTCAACCAGTTTCATAACTGGTACCGGATTCATGAAGTGCATGCCGATTACTTGTGCCGGACGGTTTGTCGCTGCAGCGATTTCCGTGATTGGTAGAGATGATGTATTTGAAGCCAAAATTGTATGCTTCGGTGTAATTTCATCAAGTTGTTTGAAAATCTTTTGTTTGATTTCCATGTTTTCGACTGCCGCTTCAATCACTAAGTCAACGTCCGATGCATCGTTTAAGTCTAGTGACTTTGTGATGCGAGAAAGTACTTGCTCCTTCTCACCTTCTGTCATGCGTCCTTTTTCAACATTGCGTGATAAGTTTTTCGTGATTGTCATAAGACCGCGTTGGAAAAATTCTTCTTTCATGTCATTCAGTTTTACGTCGAAGCCAGCTTGTGCACACACTTGTGCAATTCCTGACCCCATTTGACCTGCTCCGATTACGAGTACTTTTTGAATTGTCATCTTGTTGTCCTCCTCTATACGTTCACACTGTTTAAATTAAGCTTTAGGCACTTCAATCATGATGGCATCGCCTTGACCGCCACCAGAACAGATAGCTGCGATTCCGATTCCGCCACCGCGGCGTTTCAACTCGTAAGCCAAAGTTAAGATAATACGAGCTCCACTCGCTCCGATTGGGTGTCCAAGTGCTACTGCTCCACCATTTACATTGACTTTCGTTTCATCCAGGTTCGCGATTTGTGCAGATGCCAAAGCTACTGCTGCAAATGCTTCGTTGATTTCGAACAAGTCGATGTCTTCTAATGTTTTGCCTGTTTTTTCTAAGATTGCATTGATAACAAGACCCGGTGTTTGTGGGAAGTTTTCTGGCTCAATTGCAACTTCCGCGTGACCGATGACATAAGCAAGAGGTGTCTTGCCTTCTGCCTTCGCTTTATCTTCGCTCATCAACACAAGTGCCGCAGCTCCATCATTTACACCAGGTGCGTTACCTGCTGTGATGCTACCCTCTTTGCCAAATACCGGTCTTAATTTTGATAAAGATTCGACTGATGTATCACGACGGGGTGCTTCGTCTTGTTCAATTTTCAATGTGTCACCTTTACGTTGTGGAACTTCCACTGGCGTAATTTCTTCAGCGAAGGTTCCGTTGTCGATTGCTTTCAACGCTAAATCATGACTGCGGAATGACCATGCATCTTGCGCTTCGCGAGACAACGCGAATTGCTCAGCTGTTGTATTGCCGTAGGTGCCCATGTGTACACGTTTCGGGTTGAATGAACATGAAAGTCCGTCATAAATCATGCCGTCTATCATTTGTGCATCGCCCATGCGTAACCCGAATCGACCTTTAGGCAAATAATACGGAGCGTTTGACATGGATTCCATGCCGCCTGCAACGATTGTTTCTTCTTCACCTAAACGGATTAATTGATCTGCTAACGTTACTGCGCGCATACCTGATGCACACACTTTGTTGATTGTTTCTGTTTTAACGCTCCAAGGAAGGCCTGCTTTTGTAGCTGCCTGACGAGAAGGAATTTGCCCTTGCCCAGCTTGCAAAACCGTACCCATGATGACTTCATCCACTGATTCTGGTGCAACGCCTGCACGGTTCAATGCTTCTTTGATGGCTACTCCACCTAAATCGCTTGCAGTAAGTGAAGAGAGTGCACCTCCCATTTTCCCGAATGCTGTACGTGCGCCATCTAAAATAACTGTTTTTGTCATGATTGTTGCCTCCTTTGAATGTATACGCTTACAGTTTTGTTTTTTTAAAGAATTGCGACAATTTATTATGTGGATCTGTTGGTTATTTTTGGTTTCGTCCACTCGTGATGAGTTTCTGTCCATTCGGTGAGTGTTTTCGTCCACTCGTGATGATTTTTTGATCACTCACGGAGTGTTTATGACCGTTCGCGATCGGTTTCTATCCATTCGGCTTTTTCTGGTATTGTCGCAGTAACCATTTGCTCCTGCGGTTACTCGTCGCAGAAACTATTTGCTCCTGCGGTTACTCGTCGCAGAAACTATTTGCTCCTGCGGTTACTCGTCGCAAATAAAAAACTCTTCGAGTTTTTTATTGACTGAACGCTCGCTCGACTTTACTTCAAACGAAAAGGGAGTGCTACGACTCCCTCTTTGATTTGATTTTATTGTATCGAATATTTACTAATTTATCAATCTATTGAAGGATTGGTTCTTCTTCTTCCACTTCTACTGGAGGCATGTAGTCTCCGAGTACAGAACGTTCTAGTAATTCTGCGATGTCGTATGTGCCTACTGTTTCTTCTACTTCTTTAGCTTTCGTTCCATCGGATAGCATTGTTAAGCAGTAAGGACATCCGGATGAAATCATGGTTGGGTTGACGGCAAGTGCTTGCTCTGTACGTGCTACGTTCACACGGTTCCCTACATGTTCTTCCATCCACATCATGCCGCCTCCAGCTCCACAGCACATGCCTGTTTCGCGGTTACGTTCCATTTCCACAAGTTTGACGCCTGGGATTGCTCGCAGGATTTCACGTGGTGGATCGTATACGTCGTTGTAACGTCCTAAGTAACATGAATCATGGAACGTGATGGTTTCATTGATTGTATGCTGCGGTTTCAAGCGACCTTGTTGTACAAGGTCAAACAGCATTTCGGTATGGTGAAGGACTTCTCCATTCCATCCGAAGTCTGGGTATTCGTTTTTAAAGATATTGTATGCATGCGGATCGATTGTGACAATCTTCGTTACGCCTGCTTTTTCGAACTCGGAAATATTTGATCCGGCAAGTTCCTGGAATAGGAATTCATTTCCTAAACGACGTGGTGTATCGCCAGAGTTCTTTTCTTTGTTTCCTAGAATAGCGAATTTCACGCCTGCTTCGTTCATTAAACGAGCGAAGGCCAAGGCGATTTTTTGTGAACGGTTGTCAAATGAACCCATCGAGCCCACCCAGAACAAGTATTCAAATTCTTCACCAGCTTTAGAAACTTCTTTCACTGTTGGAATGTGCACGTCTGGACGTGCGTCACGCCAGTTTTCTTTTTCTTTACGGTTAAGCCCCCAAGGATTTCCTTGGCGTTCGATGTTTGTCATCGCACGTTGAGCATCTCCGTCCATACGTCCTTCTGTCATGACTAAGTAACGGCGAAGGTCGATGATGTGGGATACGTGTTCGATCATTACTGGACATTGGTCTTCACAGTTACGACAAGTAGTACACGCCCAAAGCTCTTCTTCTGTAATAACGTCCCCGATTAATGCTGGGTTATAAATATCTTCGATGACTGCTCCATCCACACGAGCTGCCACTGCCAATTGATTTCCTTGCGTATTGGCGAAGGCCATTGCAGGAACCCATGGTTTTTGTTGCGTCAATACAGCACCTGTATTTGTTAAATGGTTACGTAGTTTTGTAATTAAGTCCATCGGTGACAGCATTTTGCCTGTTCCTGTAGCTGGACACATATTCGTACAACGTCCACATTCTACACAAGCATATAAGTCGATCAATTGCTTTTGTGATAAATCTTGAATTTTACCAACACCGAATGACGCTTCTTCTTCCGATTCTTCATCTTCAGCTTCTTCAAAATTAATTGGACGAAGTTTTCCGACGTTATCCGTACGGTTGAAGTACGTATTTGCAGGTCCTGTAATCAAGTGGAAATGCTTCGATTGAGGCACGTACACTAAGAATGTAAGCAGGAATAGCAAATGAACCCACCACATGATATAGAAAATCGTAATGGCTGCTGTTTCAGGCAGGAATCCAAAAATCGTTGCGATAGAAGATGCAACTGGCTCCGCCCATGTCGCTGCGTGATCATGCCAGATCATTCCCATGCCGTTTCCGACTAATACGGAAACCATCAAACCGCCGATGAATATAAGAACTAGTCCTGATTTCCATCCACGTTTCAAACGCACCAATTTTTCTATGTAGCGACGGTAGAATGCCCACACGACCGCAACAAGAATCATCAGTGTGACGACTTCCTGGAAGAATGTGAATGCAGGATACAATGGCCCTAAAGGTAAATGTGACCCAGGCTTCAAGCCTTTCCAGATGAAATCGATTGCCCCAAATTGTACAAGAAGAAATCCGTAGAAGAACATCACATGGATGATTCCGCTTTTCTTATCCTTCAATAATTTCTTTTGACCAAATACATTGACCATAATTTTTCGCATACGCTCTTTGAAGTTATCTTCAAACTCCTCTTTCTTGCCGAGTTTGATGTATTCATAGCGTGTCTTCAGCAAATAAGTAAAAAGACCAACTGCGTAAGCGGTTACAACTAAGAATAAAAACCAGTTTGCAATTAATAACGGGTTCATCGCTCTCTCCCCTTCCCTTTGTTAAACAATAGTTAATCTTTCTAATGACATAGTTTAGTAGATTGATGGATTATTGTCGATGTTAAGTTATAGTTTAAAACTGAATGAGCATTCAGTCAATAGGAAATATTAGAAGTTTTCAGTGAAATGAATATCCTCCAAATCTAAAAATGAGGTGTCACCATTCATTAGCAGAACATACTAAGTAGCTATATCTTAGCTTCCTTTTACTAAAAACTGGAAAGAAAAAAATCCTTCAGCTGTGTCTGAAGGATTAATGATTTATCGTTAATTCTCTCAATTCATTACCAAAATGAATTGATGCTCGCTCGATTGATTCTTTTTTGACACCAACTAAAACGACAGTACAAGGTCCAGCTGACTTTTCGACATCCACATCCGAATGAACAAATAGTTTATCATTTGCAAACAGAATCCTGACCTCTTCCTGAATCCCTTTTGATCCGACTGGCCAGATAGACGTCACAAAACCACCATCTATTGCTAACTTCACTTTTTTCAAGTCAGCTATGACTTTAGAATTCTCAAGTACTTCA from Paenisporosarcina sp. FSL H8-0542 encodes:
- a CDS encoding heterodisulfide reductase-related iron-sulfur binding cluster, with protein sequence MNPLLIANWFLFLVVTAYAVGLFTYLLKTRYEYIKLGKKEEFEDNFKERMRKIMVNVFGQKKLLKDKKSGIIHVMFFYGFLLVQFGAIDFIWKGLKPGSHLPLGPLYPAFTFFQEVVTLMILVAVVWAFYRRYIEKLVRLKRGWKSGLVLIFIGGLMVSVLVGNGMGMIWHDHAATWAEPVASSIATIFGFLPETAAITIFYIMWWVHLLFLLTFLVYVPQSKHFHLITGPANTYFNRTDNVGKLRPINFEEAEDEESEEEASFGVGKIQDLSQKQLIDLYACVECGRCTNMCPATGTGKMLSPMDLITKLRNHLTNTGAVLTQQKPWVPAMAFANTQGNQLAVAARVDGAVIEDIYNPALIGDVITEEELWACTTCRNCEDQCPVMIEHVSHIIDLRRYLVMTEGRMDGDAQRAMTNIERQGNPWGLNRKEKENWRDARPDVHIPTVKEVSKAGEEFEYLFWVGSMGSFDNRSQKIALAFARLMNEAGVKFAILGNKEKNSGDTPRRLGNEFLFQELAGSNISEFEKAGVTKIVTIDPHAYNIFKNEYPDFGWNGEVLHHTEMLFDLVQQGRLKPQHTINETITFHDSCYLGRYNDVYDPPREILRAIPGVKLVEMERNRETGMCCGAGGGMMWMEEHVGNRVNVARTEQALAVNPTMISSGCPYCLTMLSDGTKAKEVEETVGTYDIAELLERSVLGDYMPPVEVEEEEPILQ
- a CDS encoding acyl-CoA dehydrogenase, giving the protein MELKFTEEQLMMRNMVRDFAKTEIEPFIERMEQGEFPREVLNKMAELGLMGITIPEQYGGSEMDFTSYIIAIHELSKVSAVVGVILSVHTSVGTNPILYFGNEEQKQKYIPKLAAGEYLGAFCLTEPSAGSDVGSMKTKAVKDGEHYKINGSKVFITNGGEADVYIVFASTDATQGSRGISAFIVDKDTPGLIIGKDEHKMGLHGSRTVQLTFEDMRVPVENLLGQEGEGFKIALANLDVGRIGIAAQALGIAEAAYEAAVGYAKERVQFGKPIAAQQGVGFKIADMATAVEASKLLVYRAADLRSRGINCGKEASMAKLFASKTAVETSIEAVQVFGGYGYTEDYPVERYFRDAKVTEIYEGTSEIQRLVIGKHLLK
- a CDS encoding acetyl-CoA C-acetyltransferase; amino-acid sequence: MTKTVILDGARTAFGKMGGALSSLTASDLGGVAIKEALNRAGVAPESVDEVIMGTVLQAGQGQIPSRQAATKAGLPWSVKTETINKVCASGMRAVTLADQLIRLGEEETIVAGGMESMSNAPYYLPKGRFGLRMGDAQMIDGMIYDGLSCSFNPKRVHMGTYGNTTAEQFALSREAQDAWSFRSHDLALKAIDNGTFAEEITPVEVPQRKGDTLKIEQDEAPRRDTSVESLSKLRPVFGKEGSITAGNAPGVNDGAAALVLMSEDKAKAEGKTPLAYVIGHAEVAIEPENFPQTPGLVINAILEKTGKTLEDIDLFEINEAFAAVALASAQIANLDETKVNVNGGAVALGHPIGASGARIILTLAYELKRRGGGIGIAAICSGGGQGDAIMIEVPKA
- a CDS encoding 3-hydroxybutyryl-CoA dehydrogenase, which codes for MTIQKVLVIGAGQMGSGIAQVCAQAGFDVKLNDMKEEFFQRGLMTITKNLSRNVEKGRMTEGEKEQVLSRITKSLDLNDASDVDLVIEAAVENMEIKQKIFKQLDEITPKHTILASNTSSLPITEIAAATNRPAQVIGMHFMNPVPVMKLVEIIRGLATTDEVYTSIEEMTKKLNKVPVEVNDFPGFVSNRILMPMINEAIYTLYEGVATKEAIDDVMKLGMNHPMGPLQLADFIGLDTCLYIMEILHDGFGDSKYRPCPLLRKYVKAGWLGKKTGRGFYEYE